The following coding sequences are from one Niveibacterium umoris window:
- a CDS encoding patatin-like phospholipase family protein, with amino-acid sequence MGSTFLKAVSSALIGVFLSCSLSATAAGPAESKRPRIGLVLGGGGARGLAHIGVLEELERLRVPIDCIAGTSAGSLVGGVYASGMPLPEIKKRVESADWEKLIGGQPDRRNLPYLRKKDDYRNLAAMTLGLDSEGVKLPRSVVNSQFIDAFLRELTQDLFIDSFAKLPIPFVAIATDLESGDMRVFNGGDLAIALRASMAVPGAFDVVHDNGRMYVDGMFVRNLPVENVKYKAPQGCGADVVIVVDVGTPMLKGNEIKSFLDVAGQAMNIATGRNVLESRKLIGPGDVLIEPDLEGYTPASFTDAKDIIERGRKSVARVEAQLAVLSAPETEYEAWASRISGKAPKSLIQYERVDVAKTRFVPPQRVEEVLTSPPVPNNQGELLDRFDRLYDSGDFDGINYRLQQEGGQTVATVTPIERHVGPNYLRFGLELSFDTYRTADVALLANYQMTWLNQWGAQWRNNLKIGKGGQIDSEIYQPMWGSPVFAYGRALAANTVFPLFDGNGSKLMEIDVRHGGFEAGAGYSLGRYGEVRAGIFADKVRFTSLTGFLGSLAQDEIRSTMRGGRLYGVIDQLDNPKWPRRGYYLRADYAYAHLDSDTSTQSSSQLLTVDGDLAGTYGTYTWRGSARLHGSPKQELAGITTPYQLGGFLDLSGLRADQLSGAQTALARLMVYKQMTTLLPQLGSGTYIGASLEAGKVWNQLISHADTRTIPAASVFLGVDTLLGPLYFAGGWADYMGSQWAGYLYLGYTK; translated from the coding sequence ATGGGATCTACATTCCTGAAGGCAGTGTCGAGCGCACTGATCGGCGTATTCCTGTCGTGTTCTCTGTCGGCAACCGCCGCCGGGCCAGCCGAGAGCAAGCGCCCACGAATCGGTCTGGTATTGGGTGGCGGCGGAGCACGCGGCCTTGCGCATATCGGCGTACTCGAGGAACTCGAACGCCTGCGGGTGCCGATCGACTGCATCGCCGGCACGAGCGCAGGCTCGCTGGTCGGCGGCGTGTATGCAAGCGGAATGCCACTTCCCGAGATCAAGAAACGCGTCGAGTCCGCTGACTGGGAAAAGCTCATCGGCGGACAGCCTGATCGGCGCAACCTGCCTTACTTGCGCAAGAAGGACGACTACCGGAACCTCGCCGCGATGACGCTGGGGCTGGATTCCGAGGGCGTCAAATTGCCGCGCAGCGTCGTCAATTCCCAGTTCATCGACGCGTTTCTGCGTGAGCTCACGCAGGATCTGTTCATCGATTCGTTCGCCAAGCTTCCGATTCCCTTTGTCGCAATCGCTACCGATCTGGAATCCGGCGACATGCGGGTCTTCAACGGTGGTGACCTTGCGATCGCGCTGCGGGCAAGCATGGCGGTGCCGGGCGCCTTCGACGTCGTGCATGACAACGGGCGCATGTACGTTGATGGCATGTTCGTGCGCAACCTTCCGGTCGAGAACGTCAAATACAAGGCGCCGCAAGGCTGTGGCGCCGACGTGGTGATCGTCGTCGATGTCGGCACGCCGATGCTCAAGGGCAACGAAATCAAGAGCTTTCTCGATGTTGCGGGGCAGGCGATGAACATCGCGACCGGGCGCAACGTGCTGGAATCCCGCAAGTTGATCGGGCCCGGCGACGTGCTGATCGAACCCGATCTCGAAGGCTACACGCCAGCCAGCTTCACCGACGCCAAAGACATCATCGAACGCGGCCGCAAGAGCGTTGCCCGGGTCGAAGCACAACTTGCAGTGCTGTCGGCCCCCGAGACGGAGTACGAGGCGTGGGCCAGCCGCATTTCGGGCAAGGCGCCAAAATCACTGATCCAGTATGAGCGCGTGGATGTTGCCAAGACCCGCTTCGTGCCCCCGCAGCGGGTCGAAGAAGTGCTTACTTCGCCGCCGGTCCCGAACAATCAGGGCGAATTGCTCGACCGCTTCGACCGACTTTATGACTCGGGTGACTTCGACGGGATCAACTACCGTCTGCAACAGGAAGGTGGCCAAACCGTTGCGACGGTGACCCCGATCGAGCGGCATGTGGGGCCGAATTACCTTCGCTTTGGCCTTGAGCTTTCGTTCGACACTTATCGGACCGCCGATGTCGCGCTGCTCGCCAACTACCAGATGACCTGGTTGAACCAGTGGGGCGCGCAGTGGCGCAACAATCTGAAGATTGGCAAAGGGGGGCAGATCGACAGCGAGATCTACCAGCCAATGTGGGGGTCACCCGTCTTCGCCTATGGAAGGGCGCTCGCGGCAAATACCGTCTTCCCGCTTTTCGACGGAAACGGTTCGAAGCTGATGGAGATCGATGTCAGACACGGCGGCTTCGAGGCCGGCGCAGGCTATTCCCTCGGGCGCTATGGCGAAGTCCGCGCAGGCATTTTTGCCGACAAGGTCCGCTTCACGTCGCTGACCGGGTTCCTGGGCAGCCTTGCTCAGGACGAAATCCGTTCCACCATGCGCGGCGGCCGTCTCTATGGCGTGATCGATCAGCTCGACAATCCGAAGTGGCCCCGCCGCGGCTACTACTTGCGCGCCGACTACGCTTACGCGCATCTCGATTCGGACACTTCGACGCAGAGCTCTTCGCAATTGCTGACAGTCGACGGTGACCTCGCCGGAACTTATGGAACCTATACCTGGCGAGGCTCGGCGCGACTACACGGCTCGCCGAAGCAAGAACTGGCCGGCATCACAACGCCCTATCAGCTCGGCGGGTTTCTCGATCTCTCCGGACTGAGGGCCGACCAGCTGAGTGGCGCGCAAACCGCCCTCGCCCGTTTGATGGTGTACAAGCAGATGACGACCCTGCTGCCACAACTCGGATCAGGTACCTACATCGGAGCATCGCTGGAGGCCGGGAAGGTCTGGAATCAGCTCATCAGCCATGCAGACACCCGGACGATTCCAGCGGCTTCTGTATTCCTCGGCGTCGACACGCTGCTGGGCCCGCTCTACTTTGCGGGGGGCTGGGCAGACTACATGGGGAGTCAGTGGGCCGGCTACCTTTACCTCGGGTACACGAAGTGA
- a CDS encoding transporter has translation MGCLFWLLGLAGCPSASAQSIEPRNYSNAPIDVNFLILGGAHSKGGAAFDPALPVKNPQLAVWSSFVAYARVFDLAGQSGRVDVVAPYAWLSGTADYQGRPVERQQQGLTDSIFRVSYNLIGAPAVSAAEFRNYKPDLIVGASLEVTAPSGVYDNRRIVNIGSNRWTIKPEVGMSKTLGPCSLELAGAVTFYTANNDFYGGATRTQDPLYSVQVHGVYNFSLASWLSLSATYFQGGRTTIGGKPGDDLQENWRLGATLAVPLSRYQSIKLAVSNGVYARTGNNMSLVSLGLQTRWGAGM, from the coding sequence TCTGGCTGCTCGGCTTGGCCGGATGCCCGAGCGCGTCGGCGCAGTCGATCGAGCCTCGCAACTATTCGAATGCGCCGATCGACGTCAATTTCCTGATTCTGGGCGGGGCTCATTCAAAGGGCGGAGCGGCCTTTGATCCGGCCTTGCCAGTGAAGAATCCGCAGTTGGCCGTGTGGAGTTCCTTCGTGGCCTACGCACGGGTCTTCGATCTGGCTGGCCAGAGCGGAAGGGTGGATGTGGTCGCTCCGTATGCATGGCTGTCCGGCACGGCTGATTACCAGGGCCGGCCGGTTGAGCGACAGCAGCAGGGCCTTACCGATTCGATATTTCGGGTGTCCTATAACCTGATTGGCGCCCCCGCAGTGTCTGCGGCGGAATTCCGAAACTACAAGCCTGACCTCATCGTGGGTGCGAGTCTTGAGGTGACGGCGCCAAGCGGCGTCTATGACAATCGCCGTATCGTGAACATCGGTAGCAATCGCTGGACGATCAAACCGGAAGTCGGGATGTCGAAGACGCTAGGCCCCTGTTCGCTGGAATTGGCTGGCGCCGTTACCTTCTATACCGCCAACAACGATTTCTACGGTGGTGCCACGCGCACCCAGGACCCGCTGTATTCGGTGCAAGTCCATGGTGTGTATAACTTTTCTCTCGCCTCGTGGCTGTCGCTCAGCGCGACCTACTTCCAGGGGGGACGGACAACCATTGGCGGCAAACCGGGGGACGACCTGCAGGAGAACTGGCGGCTTGGCGCAACCTTGGCGGTGCCCTTGAGCCGATATCAATCGATCAAGCTCGCTGTCAGCAACGGCGTCTATGCCCGGACCGGCAACAACATGAGCCTTGTCTCGCTGGGATTGCAGACGCGCTGGGGCGCGGGGATGTGA